AGAGCGAACACTATATGAGTTCCTTAAACTCATGAAAGATCTCGGCGCTCCCATAGAATACGATAGATACAAAGAAAGTTATTACTACGGTGAAAAAGGAGGCTTCAGCATCAAGTTCACCAAAAGCATTGCAGGCGCCTCGCCTGCT
This DNA window, taken from Chitinophaga niabensis, encodes the following:
- a CDS encoding HTH domain-containing protein, giving the protein MPKRYFERLQTIDYLIRIKGTGKPAQLAKRLRISERTLYEFLKLMKDLGAPIEYDRYKESYYYGEKGGFSIKFTKSIAGASPAAILCLMIMAHTCM